One Desulfurellaceae bacterium DNA window includes the following coding sequences:
- the htpG gene encoding molecular chaperone HtpG: MEAQAETYRFEAETTQLLKLMIHSLYTDKEIFLRELISNASDAIDRLRFEALTQPELVAENHTPEIRIEVDSDARRLTLHDNGIGMSREELIANIGTIAQSGTRNLLDQARAEGQSEQALAELIGRFGVGFYSAFMVADRVRLITRRAGQDSATAWESSGDGEYRLSPAQRAQHGTSISLDLKPADPENGLDDFTQQWTLSSIVKRHSDFVSYPITMEQERHEPERDADGTPKEDGSTRVVVEDTTLNSMKPIWTRPQSEVSEEEYGQFYTHVAHDWNPPLKTLTFRAEGRFEFQALVFVPSQAPFDLYYHTAPFGLQLYAQRVMIMERCEDLLPRYLRFLRGVVDSADLPLNISRQRLQQDRHISQIRQWLSKRVLDALTDLAAKDGDTFTTVWEQFGRTLKEGVSADPENKDRLLPLLRFPSSHDPEKLTSLKDYVERMRTEQTAIYYLTGESRRSVENSPHLEAFKDKGYEVLYLVDPVDELVVQAVTEFEGKPLQSVGKGTVQLGSESERQEAEKALKEQAQDYAGLLETLHKELDEHVKEVRLSTRLTSSPVCLVGAEHDHSPQLERLLAQTQADLPKQKRVMELNPSHPILTKLYERFQHDNQDVALGEYAQLLFGYGLLAEGSELPDPAAFNRRVADLMVRSL; this comes from the coding sequence GTGGAAGCTCAGGCCGAAACCTATCGCTTTGAGGCAGAAACCACCCAACTCCTCAAGCTCATGATCCATTCCTTGTATACCGACAAGGAAATCTTTCTGCGCGAACTCATCTCAAATGCCTCGGACGCGATCGACCGCCTGCGTTTCGAAGCCCTCACCCAGCCGGAGTTGGTGGCCGAAAACCACACGCCCGAAATCCGGATCGAGGTCGATAGCGATGCGCGCCGCCTGACCCTTCACGACAACGGCATCGGCATGAGCCGTGAGGAACTCATTGCCAACATCGGCACAATCGCCCAGTCCGGCACCCGCAACCTGCTCGATCAGGCCAGGGCCGAGGGGCAATCCGAGCAGGCTCTGGCCGAGCTGATCGGGCGCTTCGGGGTGGGATTTTATTCTGCCTTTATGGTCGCCGACCGGGTGCGCCTGATCACCCGCCGGGCCGGCCAGGACAGCGCCACCGCCTGGGAATCGAGCGGCGACGGGGAATATCGCCTCAGCCCGGCCCAGCGCGCCCAGCACGGCACCTCAATCAGCCTCGACCTGAAGCCCGCCGACCCGGAAAACGGCCTCGACGACTTCACCCAGCAGTGGACGCTCAGCAGCATCGTCAAACGCCACTCCGACTTTGTGTCCTACCCGATCACAATGGAACAGGAGCGTCACGAGCCGGAACGCGACGCGGACGGCACGCCCAAAGAGGACGGCTCCACCCGCGTGGTTGTTGAGGATACGACCCTCAATTCCATGAAGCCGATCTGGACCCGGCCGCAGTCAGAGGTGAGCGAGGAAGAGTACGGCCAGTTCTACACCCATGTCGCCCACGACTGGAACCCGCCGCTGAAGACGCTGACCTTCCGCGCCGAGGGGCGTTTTGAATTCCAGGCGCTGGTCTTCGTGCCATCCCAGGCGCCGTTCGATCTGTACTACCACACCGCCCCGTTCGGCCTGCAACTGTACGCCCAACGGGTGATGATCATGGAGCGCTGCGAGGACTTGCTGCCGCGCTATCTGCGCTTCCTCAGAGGCGTGGTCGACTCGGCCGACCTGCCGCTCAATATCTCGCGCCAGCGGCTTCAGCAGGATCGCCATATCAGCCAGATCCGCCAGTGGCTGAGCAAACGGGTGCTGGACGCCCTGACCGACCTGGCCGCCAAGGACGGCGATACCTTCACCACGGTGTGGGAGCAGTTCGGCCGCACGCTCAAAGAGGGCGTGAGCGCAGATCCCGAGAACAAGGACCGCCTGCTGCCGCTGCTGCGTTTCCCGTCCTCGCACGACCCGGAAAAGCTGACCAGCCTCAAGGACTATGTCGAGCGCATGCGGACCGAGCAGACCGCAATCTACTATCTGACCGGAGAGTCGCGTCGCAGCGTGGAAAACTCACCCCACCTCGAAGCCTTCAAGGACAAGGGCTATGAGGTCTTGTACCTGGTCGATCCGGTGGATGAGCTGGTCGTCCAGGCGGTGACCGAGTTCGAGGGCAAACCCTTACAGTCGGTCGGCAAGGGCACGGTCCAGCTGGGCAGCGAAAGCGAGCGGCAAGAAGCCGAAAAAGCCCTCAAAGAGCAGGCCCAGGATTATGCCGGTCTGCTTGAAACTCTCCACAAGGAGCTTGATGAGCACGTCAAGGAAGTCCGGCTGTCGACCCGCCTGACCAGCTCACCGGTGTGTCTGGTCGGCGCCGAGCACGACCATAGCCCGCAGCTCGAACGACTCTTGGCCCAGACCCAGGCTGATCTGCCCAAACAAAAGCGGGTCATGGAGCTAAACCCCAGCCATCCGATTCTGACCAAGCTCTACGAGCGGTTCCAGCACGACAACCAGGATGTCGCGCTTGGCGAGTATGCCCAGCTGTTGTTTGGCTATGGCCTGTTGGCCGAGGGTTCGGAACTGCCCGACCCGGCAGCCTTCAACCGGCGCGTTGCAGACCTGATGGTCCGCAGCCTCTAG